CTGCCGCGCGGCGCTGCCCGTGCCGGACCTGCCCGTGCCCGTCATGAAAGGCTTAGCGCGCGACGAGCTGCTGCACCGTCGCGACCACGTCGCCGACCGTGCGCACGCTCTTGAAGTCTTCCGGCTTGATGCGGGTGCCGGTCATGTCCTGCACCTGGATGGCGAGGTCGATGGCGTCGATGCTGTCCAGCTCGAGGTCGGTGAACAGGTTCGCCTCCGGCGTGACCCGTGCCGGGTCGATCTCGAAGGTCTCGTGCAGTACCGAACGCAGGCGCGCCAGGACATCGTCGAAGGTGAAGGTTTCTGCTGGGATCGCGCTCATAGCTCGGTAAGTCCATTTCAGCCCCCGCGCCGGGCACCCGGCAGCCTTGCGGCGACAGCGGGCGGCACCGTCGCCGGAGCGACGAAGGTCGTGATCGATATATACGGTTGTGGCCGCCCCGTCGGCGGCATCCCCCTACCCAAAAGCATCGCGCAAGCAAAGTCTTACGCCATGCCGAGGGTGCCGGGAGTGTACCAGATCGCATGACCGGAAAGCCCGGGTCGACGCAGGTTCCTACCGTGCGGGTTTGCGTAAGCGGACACCCCGTCCGTGCCCGGCGGACACCGATGCCCGTCCGCGGACACCAAGGGGCATGCGGCGAAGCGCAAAAAACGGCGCCGTGACGGGCTTTCCGGCGCCCGACGCGGTTGGCACGGCGCATGCAATACCCCTGGCGAAACCCACCAAGAGGAATACCGTCATGAACGTCGAAACCTACCTGCTCAAAGGCCTGTTCGTCGCCGCCGTGCTGGCCAGCCTGCTGACCCTCAGCACCATGCTGGTGTCGCCCGCGCCGTTCGCCGGCTCGGCCCCGGTCGTCGAGGCCAGCCGGTGATGCCCTCACCTCTTGGAGACTGACCCGCCGTGTCCACGCGTAGGTCGATGGCGAAACCCTGTTCGTTCTCGGCGCGGTCAGCTTCCACGGGTGCGCTCCTGTTATTTCCGCGCGTTCCGCCCGACCAGGACGACGTGCTGCGCCTCCGCGTTCCATGATTTCGGGCCCTCGGCGTCGTTGAACCGCTTCACTTTCCCGAGTTCGCTCATCGTGTCTCGTCCTTGACTGGCACGGCGCGTGCGCGATGGTCCCTCATGGCCGAGTGACGTTCCGGCAAGAAAAAAGCCGCCGGATCGCTCCGGCGGCTTTTCGTCGCACGATGGCAAAGACGCTTACTGGCCGCGCATGCGACCCTGGAAACGCGGGGCGTTGTTGCCCATGTGCGGCAGGCGGATCTTGCCGATGGCGGCGATGCGCTCTTCGGCGACCCGGTCGGCGGCCTTGTAGGTGGGGATGCCGTCTCGCTTGGAGATCTCGAAGATGCGGCCGACGTTGTAGTAGATGGTGCGCATCATGCGCATCGCGCGCTCGCGGTTGTAACCGTCGATCTCGAGCGAAACGTTCATCACGCCGCCGGCGTTGACGGCGTAGTCGGGAGCGTAGAGCACCCCGCGACGGGCCAGTTCGTCGCCGATGGCATCGGTGGCGAGCTGGTTGTTGGCCGCGCCGCAGATGATCTTGGCCTTGATGCGGTCGATGGTCTGCTCGTTGACCGTGCCGCCCAGCGCGCAGGGGCTGTAGACGTCGGCGTCGACGTCGTAGATCTCGTCGAGTTCCACCGCCTCGCAGCCGAGTTCGTCGACGTAGCGCTGCACGAGGTCCTTGTTGATGTCGGTGATGAACACCTTGGCGCCCTGTTCGCGCAGCAGCTTGATGAACTCGCTGCCCACGTGGCCGCAACCCTGCACGGCGTAGCTGTACTTGCCCACGTCTTCGTTGCCGTGCTTGGCCTGCAGCGCGGCCATCAGGCCCTGCAGCGTGCCGAACGCGGTGAACGGCGAGGGATCGCCCGAACCGCCGTGCACCTGGTGCACGCCGGTGACGTATTCGGTTTCACGGAACACGTATTCCATGTCGTTGACGTCGATGCCGACGTCTTCGGCCGTGATGTAGCGGCCGTTGAGCGAGTTCACGAAACGGCCGAAGGCGCGGAACAGCGCCTCGGACTTGTCCTTGGACGGATCGCCGATGATCACGGCCTTGCCGCCGCCGAGGTTCAGGCCCGCGACGGCGTTCTTGTAGGTCATGCCGCGCGAAAGGCGGAGAACGTCGTTCACCGCGTCCTGCTCGCTCTTGTACGGCCACATGCGCAGGCCGCCCAGGGACGGGCCAAGCACGGTGTTGTGGATCGCGATGATGGCCTTCAGGCCGGCGTCCTTGTTGTGGCAGAAGACGACTTCTTCGTGTCCCGTGTTGGCGATGGTTTCGAAAATCATCGAACTCGAACTCCAGTTGCAGGCGGCAGCAGCCCGCCTATCGGGTGATTACCTATGGCGAAACGCCATGGGTCGGTGGTTGACCGTCCAAAAAAATCGCCCCGGCCGGTTCAGGGCGGGGGCGATGTGTCTTGTCAGTTGCGTAGTTTAACCCCGAAAAAGGGGGCGTGTAGGTGCGCCGCAACAACTCATGTTTTCTTAACGGTGCCAGTGGGGATCGCGCACCCAGGTCTCGCGCTCGATGCGCCAGCCGCGGCCGTAGGGGTGCCATACCGGCGCGCGGTAGACATAGCCCGGGCGATAGGCGTTCCAGCGGCCGCCGACCCACACGTAACGGCCGCCGTACCAGTTCCAGTAGCCGGGCGCCCACACGTAGCCCGCGCGCGGCGGCGGTACGCGTTCGAAGCGGGGCGGCGGCGGACGCGTGCCGACGGTGACCGACACGTATTCACGCGCGGCGGCGGGCGGGGCGAAACTCGCGGCGCCGAAGGCCAGGCCCAGGGCGGCCACGGCGGCAAAGGTGCGGGTAAGGCGCGTCATGGTGAATCTCTCCTCTGGATGTCCGCGGGTGCGGGCTCGGGCGCAAGAACGGGGCGCGGTTTCGTCGGGTTGACCCGACACGGGGTCGGGTGTTCAGCTAGGCGAAAGCGAGAGGCCGGATGAACCTGCGTCCGATGTCGCGCTCCCAGCCCTTGCCCGCCGACCTACACGCTCTCGCCCATGAAACCTCCCCGCCGCTTCGGCGCCCGCACCGTCGCGACCCTGCTCGGCATCCGTTTCGCCTATCGCTTCGGCGGCATCCTGGCGCCGTCGCGCACGGTGACGCATGCCGCGCGCGTGTTCCAGACCCCCTTGCCCAGCAGTCGGGAGCGCGCGGCGTACGCGGCCCAGGGCACGACGGCGCGGCGCGAAACGGTGAAGGTCGACGGAATATCCATTGCCACCTACGTGTGGGGAGACCCTTCCACCCAGCCTTACGTGTTGCTGGCGCATGGCTGGTCGAGCATGGGCCTGCGTTGGGAAAGCTGGGTGCCGCATCTTCTTGCGAAGGGATGGGCGGCCGTGGCCTTCGACCAGCCCGCCCACGGCCACAGCGGGGGCGACCTGTGCACCTTGCCCGACTTCGTGCGAACGGCGACGGCGGTGGGCCGGCATTACGGCGATGCACTGGGCGTGATCGCGCATTCGCTCGGCGGTGCGGCCATCACGCTGGCGCTCGACGACGGCTGGACGGCGAAGCGCGCGGTGTTGATCGCGCCGGCCGCCGATCCGCAGGCCGCCACGCGGCGTTTCGCGCGATTCGTTCGCTTGGGCGAGCATCTGCGGCCGGCGTTGCACGATAGCCTGTCGGCTCGCACCGGCGTGCCCATCGACGACCTCCACATCCAGCACCACGCGCCCCGGCGTCGGCAACCGGCGCTGATCGTGCACGACTGCTTCGACCGCGACGTGCCGGTGGAGGAAGGCGAGCTTTACGCCAGCCTCTGGCCGGGGTCGCAGTTGCTGAAGACGCGACGGCTGGGACATCGGCGCATCGTCGACGACGAGTGCGTGATGACGGCGGCGCTGGCGTTCCTGTCCGGCGTCGATCTCATCGGCGTCGATGAGGGCATGCAGGCCTGACACCCCTTCGGCAGCCGGTTTCTACCGGGGGGGGGCGGGCGCCGATCGTATCGGCGAACGAACGCCGGGTTTCGCTGCACTGCGTCAGAGCCGCCGAGGGCACCAGCGCTAGAATTGGCCATTCCCCCTTCCAGCGCCCGCGTTTTCCGGAGTTTTCATGAGCTCGCAGCCCAAGCACATCCCCGCCAGCCAAAGCGACGCGGAGGCGACGCCGTTGCGTTTCGTCACGGCGGCGAGCCTGTTCGACGGGCACGACGCGGCCATCAACATCATGCGCCGCATCATCCAGAGCCAGGGCGCCGAAGTGATCCATCTGGGCCATAACCGCTCGGTGGAAGACGTGGTGCGCGCGGCCCTGCAGGAAGACGCCGACGCCATCGCGCTGTCGTCGTACCAGGGCGGTCACGTCGAGTATTTCAAGTACATGGTGGACATGCTTCGCGAGCGCGGCGCGGGGCACGTGCGCGTGTTCGGCGGGGGCGGCGGCACCATCACGCCGGAGGAGATCCGCGAGCTCCAGGCCTACGGCGTCGAGCGCATCTATCATCCCAACGACGGCATGAAGCTTGGCCTGGCCGAGATGATCGAAGACGTGATGCTGCGCACGCGCCGCGCCCAGCAGGATCGCGTCGCGCTTTCGTTGGGCACGCCTTCCATCGACGACGAGATATCCATCGGCGCGATGCTGTCGGCGATCGAGGAAGATCACCTCGCGGCGGCCGACCTCGAACGGCTGCGCAAGGAATGGAAGCTCGCCGGCGGCAAGACGCCGGTACTCGGCCTCACCGGCACGGGCGGCGCGGGCAAGTCCTCGGTGGTGGACGAGTTGCTGCTGCGCTTCCTGCACGCGTTTCCGCGGATGCGCATTGCCGTGCTCGCCGTCGACCCCACCCGCCGCCGCAGCGGCGGCGCGTTGCTGGGCGACCGTATCCGCATGAACTCGCTGCGCAGTCCGCGCGTCTACATGCGCTCGATGGCCACGCGCCGCCAGCATGCCGCCACGTCGGTGGTGCTGCACGACTGCATCGATTTCCTCAAGGCGCAGTCGTACGACCTGGTGATCGTGGAAACCGCCGGCATCGGCCAGAGCGATTCGGAAATCGTCGATCTCGTCGACTTCCCCGTCTACGTGATGACCAGCGAATACGGCGCGGCCAGCCAGTTGGAGAAGATCGACATGCTCGACTTCGCCGAGCTGGTGGTACTCAACAAGTACGACAAGCGCGGTGCCGAAGACGCCCTGCGCGACGTACGCAAGCAGTGGAAGCGCAACCGCACGGCGTTTTCGCTCACCGACGAACAGGTGCCGGTGTATCCCACCATCGCCAGCCAGTTCAACGATCCGGGCGTGACCTGGATGTTCTCCAACCTGTGCCGCCTGTTGCGCGAGAAGCTCTCGTTGCCGGGCGCCGCCTGGACGCCGGAGGTCGATACCGCATTGCGCGAGCCGCGCGCCACGGTGCTGATCCCGGGCAGTCGCGTGCGCTACCTGGCCGAGATCGCGGAGCAGGGGCGTGGCGTCAACGCGTCCATCGGCAAGCAGGCCGAAGCGGCCAGCAAGGCGCAGCATTACTACGAATCGCTCAAGGACATCGGCGACGAAGCGCTGCCGCGTGCGTTCGACCTCTACGACCATGCGCTGCTCAACGTCGACGGCGACCGTTCGCTGTCCACCTTGCGCCAGCGCTACAACGAGAGCGTGCGCGAACTGACCAGCGAGGCGATCAACCTGCTGCGCGAGTGGCCGGCGCGTTTCGAGTCGGTCACGGCCGAGTTCAACGAATACACGGTGCGCGACAAGACCATCCGCGTGGAGAACTACCGCGAGTCGCTCAGCCACCAGAAGATCCGCAAGGTCTCGCCGCCGAAGACGAAGGACTGGGGCGAACTGCTCTCCTTCCTCATGCGCGAAAACCTGCCCGGCCACTACCCGTATACCGGCGGCGTGTTCCCGTATCGCCGGGCCGGTGAGGATCCCACCCGCATGTTCGCGGGCGAGGGCACGCCCGAGCGCACCAACCGCCGTTTCCACTATCTCTCGCTGGGCGGCGGTGCGGCGCGCCTGTCCACGGCGTTCGATTCGGTGACGCTCTACGGCGAAGACCCCGCGCCGCGCCCGGATATCTACGGCAAGATCGGCAATTCCGGCGTGTCCATCGCGACGCTCGACGACATGAAGAAGCTGTATTCCGGCTTCGACCTGTCGGCCCCGTCCACCTCGGTGTCGATGACCATCAATGGGCCCGCGCCGATCATCCTCGCCATGTTCATGAACACGGCGATCGACCAGAACGTCGAGAAGTACCTCAACGAGGACGCCTCCCGCTGGGAGGCGGTGAACGCGCGCATCGCCGAGCTCTATCCCGACGGCAACCGCCCCCGTTACAACGGCGAGCTGCCCAAGGGCAACGACGGCCTCGGCCTGGGGCTGCTCGGCGTGTCCGGCGAGGAAGTGGTGGACGCCGAAACCTACGCGCGCATCAAGGCGTACACGCTCGCCACGGTGCGCGGTACCGTGCAGGCCGACATCCTCAAGGAAGACCAGGCGCAGAACACCTGCATCTTCAGCACGGAGTTCGCCCTGCGCATGATGGGCGACATCCAGCAGTACTTCGTCGACCACAAGGTGCGCAATTTCTATTCGGTGTCGATCTCGGGATATCACATCGCCGAGGCCGGTGCCAATCCGATCAGCCAGCTCGCCTTCACGCTGTCGAACGGGTTCACCATCGTGGAGTACTACCTCGCGCGCGGCATGAAGATCGACGATTTCGCTCCGAACCTGTCGTTCTTCTTCTCCAACGGCATGGATCCGGAATACACGGTGATCGGCCGCGTGGCGCGCCGCATCTGGGCCCGCGCGATGCGCGAGCGCTACGGCGCCAGCGCGCGCAGCCAGATGCTGAAGTACCACATCCAGACCTCCGGCCGTTCGCTGCACGCGCAGGAGATCCAGTTCAACGACATCCGCACCACCTTGCAGGCGCTCTATGCGCTGTTCGACAACTGCAACAGCCTGCATACGAATGCCTACGACGAGGCGATCACCACGCCCACCGAGGAGAGCGTACGCCGCGCGGTGGCGATCCAGCTCATCATCAACCGCGAGTTGGGCCTCAACTTCAACGAGAATCCCTGGCAGGGCAGCTTCGTCGTCGATGAGCTGACCGACCTGGTCGAAGAGGCGGTCTACAAGGAGTTCGAGGCGATCAGCGAGCGCGGCGGCGTGCTCGGCGCGATGGATACGATGTACCAGCGCGGCAAGATCCAGGAGGAGTCGATGTACTACGAGCAGAAGAAGCACGACGGCTCGCTGCCGCTCATCGGCGTGAACACCTTCCTGCCCAAGGACCACGGCGGCGAGATCGCCACGGAGATCGAGCTGATCCGTTCCACGCCGGAGGAGAAGGGCCAGCAGATCGACAACGTGAAACGCTACGGCGCGGCCCGCAACGGCCTCGCGCCGGACAGCCTGCGTGTCCTGCAGAACACCGCGCGCGAGCGTCGTAACGTGTTCGAGCAGCTGATGGAGGCGGTGAAGAACAACAGCCTGGGCCAGATCAGCCACGCGTTGTACGACGTGGGCGGCGAGTACCGACGCAACATGTAAGAGCTTCGCCGATGCGATCGGCTCCCACCCCTTCGGTAGCCAGTCCGCCGAAAGCTGGCTACCGAAGGGGTGGGAGCCGATCGCATCGGCGAAGCGGACTCGCGACATCGCCAGGTCAACCTTGAACCATCGCCGCCGTTCGTAGTCCCATGGGGGTTGGTCCAAAGCGGAGTGCGTTGTCTTGAGCAGTCAGTCGTCGGGTTCGAAGTGGGTGGCGGGTTTGCTGGTGGTCGCCATCCTCGTGGTGGCAGGTGTCTTCGTCTATCGCGAGAAACAGGCGCGCGAAGCGGTTGGCGCGCCGCCGTTCGCGAACGTGGCGTCCTCGTCGTCCGCCGCGACCGCCGCCCGCGATGCGTCGCCGCAGCATCCCATCGAGACGCCGGCAGGCGCATCCACGGCGGCCTTGCCGCCGCTCGACCAGAGCGACGACGCCGTGTTGTCGGCGTTGCTGGCGATGTCCGGTGACGGTGCCCTGAAGTCGCTGTTGCGGCCCGAAGCGATCATCCCGCGCATGGTCGCCACCATCGACGCGTTGCCCAAGCACACGATCGGCACGAACGTGCTCCCCATGCGTACGCCGACCGGCACTTTCCAGGTGCAGTCCGCTGACGGCATGTTCGTGGAGTCGAAGAAGAACTACGCGCGTTACGACACCTACATGTACGTGGCCGACCGCGTGCCGGCGAAGGCGGCTGCGGCCTGGTACAAGCGCAATTACCCGCTATTCCAGCAGGCGTATCGCGACCTCGGCACCGAGGGTTATTTCAACGACCGGCTCGTCGAGGTGATCGATCACCTGCTGGAGGCGCCCGAACTCAAGGGCGCGTTGCAGTTGCTGCCCGAGAAGCAGGGTTACGTGTACTCGAACCCCGCCTACGAGCAGCTTTCGGTGGGTCAGAAGTTCATGGTGCGCGCGGGGCCGGAAAACGAGGCGAAACTGAAGGAGAAGCTGCGGGCATTGCGCGAGGCGATCGTGGCGGATGCGCCGGCGGCGGCTTCGACGGTGGAAACGGCGCCGGTGGATTGAGCCGCTTCGCTTCGCGGCTTTCGCCGATACGATCGGCTCCCACCCCTTCGGTAGCGGGCTTTCCTACCGAAGGGGTGGGAGCCGATCGTATCGGCGAAAGGGCGCTCAGGACTTCTTCGACGGATCCCGCACCGGGACGTTGATGTTGCACAGGTCGATCTTCCCCGCCGGTCGCGTATAGAAATCGTCCTTGCGATTGCGCTTGGCTTCCACGAGGGCCGCGAAGGTCTTGCTGTCGGTGCGCAGCACCTGGATCGGCGTGCGCTCGGCCTCGGGCACGTCGGCCGCGAGGCGCACGCTGCGGATCGTCACGCGCTGCTCGGGCTTGTCGTAGAAGCCCATCGGCTCGCCGCCGCGCGGGTAGGCCGAGAGAAGATCCATGCCCTTGAGCACCTTGCCCGCCACCGCGAGGTTGCGGTCCAGGTTGCGCGGCGCCTGGCCGATGATGGCGTAGAGCGAGCTGCCGTTGCCCGTTTCCGCGCCGGTATCGCGGGCCACGCCCACCGTGCCGTAGCAATGCGCGATCCACGCCTCGCCGGCCTTCGCGTCGCGAGCCACGGGAAAGCCGTCGGAGAAGCCCACTTCGGGCGCGTAGACGTCGCCGTCCGGCAAAGGCGTGAACGCATACTTGCCGCCCTTGCGGGTGAATTCCGGCGGTAGCGTTTCCTTGGCCGAGCCCAGGCTCTTGGCCTTCTTCTTGTCGTCGCCGTCCGGGTCGCCCCACTGGGTGACGAAGTTGTCCTGCACGCGGATCACCTGCGTGCCATCGAAGTAATGCTCGCGGATCAGCGTGCGGATGTTGGCGGCGTGTTCGGGCGACCAGTCCTGGGCCAGTTCGATGACGACGTGCCCC
This window of the Luteibacter aegosomatis genome carries:
- a CDS encoding DUF3014 domain-containing protein, with the protein product MSSQSSGSKWVAGLLVVAILVVAGVFVYREKQAREAVGAPPFANVASSSSAATAARDASPQHPIETPAGASTAALPPLDQSDDAVLSALLAMSGDGALKSLLRPEAIIPRMVATIDALPKHTIGTNVLPMRTPTGTFQVQSADGMFVESKKNYARYDTYMYVADRVPAKAAAAWYKRNYPLFQQAYRDLGTEGYFNDRLVEVIDHLLEAPELKGALQLLPEKQGYVYSNPAYEQLSVGQKFMVRAGPENEAKLKEKLRALREAIVADAPAAASTVETAPVD
- a CDS encoding peptidylprolyl isomerase, coding for MLARTCLALALLLALPALADEAKKTPTPKELLAKSSPAEWRTPDPKNLVYMDLPQGHVVIELAQDWSPEHAANIRTLIREHYFDGTQVIRVQDNFVTQWGDPDGDDKKKAKSLGSAKETLPPEFTRKGGKYAFTPLPDGDVYAPEVGFSDGFPVARDAKAGEAWIAHCYGTVGVARDTGAETGNGSSLYAIIGQAPRNLDRNLAVAGKVLKGMDLLSAYPRGGEPMGFYDKPEQRVTIRSVRLAADVPEAERTPIQVLRTDSKTFAALVEAKRNRKDDFYTRPAGKIDLCNINVPVRDPSKKS
- a CDS encoding Glu/Leu/Phe/Val dehydrogenase dimerization domain-containing protein gives rise to the protein MIFETIANTGHEEVVFCHNKDAGLKAIIAIHNTVLGPSLGGLRMWPYKSEQDAVNDVLRLSRGMTYKNAVAGLNLGGGKAVIIGDPSKDKSEALFRAFGRFVNSLNGRYITAEDVGIDVNDMEYVFRETEYVTGVHQVHGGSGDPSPFTAFGTLQGLMAALQAKHGNEDVGKYSYAVQGCGHVGSEFIKLLREQGAKVFITDINKDLVQRYVDELGCEAVELDEIYDVDADVYSPCALGGTVNEQTIDRIKAKIICGAANNQLATDAIGDELARRGVLYAPDYAVNAGGVMNVSLEIDGYNRERAMRMMRTIYYNVGRIFEISKRDGIPTYKAADRVAEERIAAIGKIRLPHMGNNAPRFQGRMRGQ
- a CDS encoding alpha/beta hydrolase, whose protein sequence is MKPPRRFGARTVATLLGIRFAYRFGGILAPSRTVTHAARVFQTPLPSSRERAAYAAQGTTARRETVKVDGISIATYVWGDPSTQPYVLLAHGWSSMGLRWESWVPHLLAKGWAAVAFDQPAHGHSGGDLCTLPDFVRTATAVGRHYGDALGVIAHSLGGAAITLALDDGWTAKRAVLIAPAADPQAATRRFARFVRLGEHLRPALHDSLSARTGVPIDDLHIQHHAPRRRQPALIVHDCFDRDVPVEEGELYASLWPGSQLLKTRRLGHRRIVDDECVMTAALAFLSGVDLIGVDEGMQA
- a CDS encoding methylmalonyl-CoA mutase family protein — protein: MSSQPKHIPASQSDAEATPLRFVTAASLFDGHDAAINIMRRIIQSQGAEVIHLGHNRSVEDVVRAALQEDADAIALSSYQGGHVEYFKYMVDMLRERGAGHVRVFGGGGGTITPEEIRELQAYGVERIYHPNDGMKLGLAEMIEDVMLRTRRAQQDRVALSLGTPSIDDEISIGAMLSAIEEDHLAAADLERLRKEWKLAGGKTPVLGLTGTGGAGKSSVVDELLLRFLHAFPRMRIAVLAVDPTRRRSGGALLGDRIRMNSLRSPRVYMRSMATRRQHAATSVVLHDCIDFLKAQSYDLVIVETAGIGQSDSEIVDLVDFPVYVMTSEYGAASQLEKIDMLDFAELVVLNKYDKRGAEDALRDVRKQWKRNRTAFSLTDEQVPVYPTIASQFNDPGVTWMFSNLCRLLREKLSLPGAAWTPEVDTALREPRATVLIPGSRVRYLAEIAEQGRGVNASIGKQAEAASKAQHYYESLKDIGDEALPRAFDLYDHALLNVDGDRSLSTLRQRYNESVRELTSEAINLLREWPARFESVTAEFNEYTVRDKTIRVENYRESLSHQKIRKVSPPKTKDWGELLSFLMRENLPGHYPYTGGVFPYRRAGEDPTRMFAGEGTPERTNRRFHYLSLGGGAARLSTAFDSVTLYGEDPAPRPDIYGKIGNSGVSIATLDDMKKLYSGFDLSAPSTSVSMTINGPAPIILAMFMNTAIDQNVEKYLNEDASRWEAVNARIAELYPDGNRPRYNGELPKGNDGLGLGLLGVSGEEVVDAETYARIKAYTLATVRGTVQADILKEDQAQNTCIFSTEFALRMMGDIQQYFVDHKVRNFYSVSISGYHIAEAGANPISQLAFTLSNGFTIVEYYLARGMKIDDFAPNLSFFFSNGMDPEYTVIGRVARRIWARAMRERYGASARSQMLKYHIQTSGRSLHAQEIQFNDIRTTLQALYALFDNCNSLHTNAYDEAITTPTEESVRRAVAIQLIINRELGLNFNENPWQGSFVVDELTDLVEEAVYKEFEAISERGGVLGAMDTMYQRGKIQEESMYYEQKKHDGSLPLIGVNTFLPKDHGGEIATEIELIRSTPEEKGQQIDNVKRYGAARNGLAPDSLRVLQNTARERRNVFEQLMEAVKNNSLGQISHALYDVGGEYRRNM
- a CDS encoding acyl carrier protein translates to MSAIPAETFTFDDVLARLRSVLHETFEIDPARVTPEANLFTDLELDSIDAIDLAIQVQDMTGTRIKPEDFKSVRTVGDVVATVQQLVAR